Proteins co-encoded in one Theileria equi strain WA chromosome 3, complete sequence genomic window:
- a CDS encoding hypothetical protein (encoded by transcript BEWA_007690A) — translation MDVDPVKAPKQNAENPNRIYKNAIRGILLNKTKTDKKVRKSIFDRIEWDHDLFRSMVSTEPGSMIYVRNLPNDITNDELKAYFELVDPVVSIKVCL, via the exons ATGGATGTGGATCCTGTGAAGGCGCCGAAACAAAATGCGGAAAATCCTAATAGAATTTACAAGAACGCAATAAGGGGGATATTGTTAAACAAAACAAAAACAg ACAAAAAAGTAAGAAAATCAATTTTTGATCGCATAGA GTGGGATCATGATCTTTTTCGTTCCATGGTTTCGACTGAGCCTGGCTCTATGATTTATGTGCGCAATTTGCCAAATGACATAACAAATGACGAACTAAAGGCATATTTTGAATTGGTTGATCCCGTAGTATCCATAAAGGTCTGCTTGTAA
- a CDS encoding hypothetical protein (encoded by transcript BEWA_007730A) produces MKSYNHIAESNFRSPLRISGDAQDIRDGDSVLEGNRPSFATTSIEIPEINASLFDEAYDSDQNLFSDGVFVITDEPTDCEIIQMVDDGTSYLEGINDLNSLESNFIDIFDDSNGSPVNPISVEDAYNQLSESQNSENEVQITSQRNVSSNHGGYNQPNNNQSTEEDEDCIMGPINWVSEKKLQFPSDYYSLNNSEPATSYKFIDNEDNSGEIVKILEDVEFLFKCPICYSTITRFRSGKLPNDNDRVIYSTKCGHLFCYECIENVKKRRECSICRKKLKDSSHCHVVFP; encoded by the coding sequence atgaagtCATACAATCATATAGCAGAATCAAATTTCAGGTCTCCTCTGAGAATTTCTGGAGATGCGCAAGACATTAGAGATGGCGACTCCGTGCTTGAGGGCAACAGGCCCTCGTTTGCAACGACTTCTATAGAAATCCCGGAAATAAATGCGAGTTTATTCGATGAAGCGTATGATAGTGATCAAAACTTATTTTCTGACGGCGTTTTTGTTATAACGGATGAGCCGACCGATTGCGAAATTATTCAAATGGTAGATGATGGAACAAGTTATTTAGAAGGAATTAATGATTTAAATTCCTTAGAATCGAATTTTATAGATATATTTGATGACTCTAATGGATCACCGGTGAATCCTATATCGGTAGAGGATGCATACAATCAACTCTCAGAGAGCCAAAATAGCGAAAACGAAGTTCAAATCACATCGCAGAGAAATGTTTCTTCCAATCATGGTGGTTATAATCAGCCAAACAATAATCAATCAActgaagaggatgaagattgCATTATGGGACCAATAAATTGGGTATCTGAAAAAAAATTGCAGTTCCCGTCTGATTATTACTCTTTAAACAATAGTGAACCGGCTACATCTTACAAATTTATCGATAACGAAGATAACTCTGGAgaaattgtaaaaatacTGGAAGATGTAGAATTTTTATTCAAGTGTCCGATATGCTATTCCACGATTACTAGGTTTAGATCAGGGAAATTACCTAATGATAATGATAGGGTGATATATTCTACCAAGTGTGGGCATCTTTTTTGCTATGAATGCATTGAAAACgtaaagaagagaaggGAATGCTCAATCTGTCGTAAAAAACTGAAAGACAGCAGCCACTGTCACGTCGTTTTCCCATAG
- a CDS encoding hypothetical protein (encoded by transcript BEWA_007740A), producing MLPNRHSFLPRELLHKLYCNLNETIRTNTLYRTDIKSHWRNDVIFRQFATNKITKNDKNSPKTTTDDLIHTDYDVPIKCTKDQWLYKASDKEVELFKKSKLLPTRPIDLENSIVIRLVSLNDPVTSPVHSAVLYSEYGLRKDEFIKLMLTTIAVCCTFLYLGFWQLKRREWKTQLLSQREKSLNSPRVRIDSFKDVSKHFVPSDVPYNPNAVENKEHVLYRQVEAHGVLDTNKWLLVGPRQSLTHTRGDQAGYYVIYPLRFRDGSSVLVNMGWLKGSDVFSMRTTPEWITVRGILIDGEITEKSYIKLKIKAMTFIDTFISHLFGYETNLSSKYNRPQLIREEGVKVYTYMDPQSMGAEIISKSPSDTKGYMINVYDSFFENDSKIVAHEQTIPQKQGIIDYLYDIFNGIFSKDQKLENVQNNESYEPKSQIGRITRERSISSRYTFERKQKSDYLLFYADPETHFNYAVQWFLMALSTCGLCVYKMIRIRRVLKMK from the coding sequence ATGCTTCCCAATCGTCATAGTTTTCTCCCACGTGAGTTACTTCATAAACTTTATTGCAATTTAAATGAAACAATACGCACCAATACTTTATATCGCACGGATATAAAATCTCACTGGAGGAATGATGTTATATTTAGACAGTTTGCTACAAACAAAATTACtaagaatgataaaaacTCCCCGAAAACAACTACAGATGATTTGATACACACAGACTATGATGTTCCTATAAAATGTACTAAGGATCAATGGCTTTACAAAGCCTCAGATAAGGAAGTAGAACTGTTcaaaaaatcaaaattaCTACCAACCAGACCAATAGATCTGGAAAATAGCATTGTTATTAGGCTTGTAAGTTTGAATGATCCAGTAACATCGCCTGTCCATTCAGCGGTTTTATATAGTGAATACGGACTCaggaaggatgaatttataaaattaaTGTTGACGACAATAGCTGTTTGCTGCACCTTTTTATACTTGGGCTTTTGGCAACTCAAACGTAGGGAATGGAAAACCCAGTTATTATCTCAACGTGAAAAATCATTGAATTCTCCTCGAGTTAGAATTGATTCATTTAAAGATGTTTCAAAGCATTTTGTCCCGAGTGATGTACCATATAATCCTAATGCAGTTGAAAATAAGGAACACGTTTTATATAGACAAGTTGAAGCGCATGGTGTTTTGGATACAAATAAATGGCTTCTTGTAGGGCCACGGCAATCTCTAACACATACACGTGGAGATCAGGCAGGATACTATGTTATTTATCCTTTAAGGTTTAGAGATGGTTCTTCAGTTTTGGTGAATATGGGATGGTTAAAAGGAAGTGATGTATTTTCCATGAGGACAACACCAGAGTGGATTACAGTCAGGGGTATACTAATTGATGGTGAGATAACCGAAAAATCTTATATTAAACTTAAAATAAAGGCAATGACCTTTATAGATACTTTTATTTCACACTTGTTTGGTTATGAAACTAATCTTTCCAGTAAATACAACAGGCCACAACTGATAAGAGAGGAGGGAGTTAAGGTTTATACATACATGGATCCACAGTCGATGGGAGCAGAGATTATTTCTAAATCTCCATCTGATACTAAAGGCTATATGATAAATGTTTATGATTCTTTTTTCGAAAATGATTCCAAAATTGTTGCACACGAACAAACAATCCCTCAGAAACAGGGTATAATAGATTATCTATacgatatttttaatggaaTCTTCTCAAAAGAccaaaaattggaaaatgttcaaaataATGAATCATATGAACCAAAATCTCAGATTGGTCGTATTACTAGGGAACGAAGCATATCCTCTAGGTATACATTTGAAAGGAAGCAAAAGTCAGATTATCTTTTGTTTTACGCTGACCCAGaaacacattttaattacGCAGTTCAGTGGTTTCTTATGGCGTTATCAACATGTGGACTTTGCGTTTATAAGATGATTAGAATTAGGCGTGtattgaagatgaaatag
- a CDS encoding RNA recognition motif domain-containing protein (encoded by transcript BEWA_007720A): protein MGSSSNVRDTSREDGNLNKSYSSYRKYRRSPSSSSYNSSRRSRSYRSRSRTRQSYRSKNGYKDEQKYDSRYKSRDSSSYKPSNSRNDLTGDQNAKDSKKVPTSRQPKKSAWDSMMPVSNLSAELCDTHSLNENKAKGKHSSSSQVVPDSQQCRIYIGSLDPDVKEEDIRTIFSSFGEITCIEMPRDPSTNKSKGYCFVEYRKKESADVAIVSMQGFQIKGRPIKLGKPNAATGQGSVFSAGMGMASMSAAYTNPFANPMAAGVLAAAAFLQSRSGVKIDTCMFSKVVNKRDVAVILSKIGASASIPFSIGPTPPEMNGKRVHLENVPFELGSQDIKKIFEPFGTIINCVLIPRDMLPGSFYGCGYIDFESPQVAQIVSSAMNGFEIAGAKVQVTMAPSSLEPSNVIVLCNMVDPKLVDEELPNEVKEECSKYGTVTSVYLHFSQNDSISIFVVFNTHEDAENAVKALNSRWFNGRQIECRSYDSSAYFSGNYDL from the exons ATGGGTTCATCCAGCAACGTGAGAGATACTTCCAGGGAGGATGGAAATTTGAATAAATCTTACTCTAGCTATCGTAAATATAGAAGAAGTCcctcctcttcttcgtATAATAGTTCTCGAAGGAGTAGGAGTTATAGAAGTAGGAGCCGTACTAGACAAAGTTATCGCAGTAAAAATGGCtataaagatgaacaaaaaTATGATTCTCGATATAAAAGTCGTGATAGTAGCTCTTACAAGCCAAGTAACTCCAGAAATGATTTAACTGGTGATCAAAATGCCAAGGATTCCAAGAAGGTTCCAACTTCTAGA CAACCTAAGAAGAGTGCATGGGATAGTATGATGCCGGTTTCGAATCTAAGCGCTGAATTGTGCGATACACATTCACTAAATGAGAACAAGGCAAAGGGCAAACATTCCAGTTCCTCTCAAGTAGTACCAGATTCTCAACAGTGTAGGATATATATCGGATCTCTAGATCCTGATgtgaaagaagaagatataAGAACA attttttcttcttttggGGAGATTACATGTATAGAAATGCCCAGAGATCCGAGTACCAACAAATCAAAAGGGTATTGTTTTGTCGAATATAGAAAGAAAGAATCCGCTGATGTTGCGATTGTATCTATGCAGGGATTCCAAATTAAGGGTCGTCCTATTAAATTAGGAAAGCCAAATGCGGCTACCGGTCAGGGTAGCGTTTTTTCCGCAG GTATGGGAATGGCATCAATGTCTGCAGCCTATACTAATCCATTTGCGAATCCCATGGCTGCAGGTGTTTTGGCAGCAGCTGCGTTTCTGCAGAGTCGTTCAGGAGTTAAGATAGACACATGTATGTTTTCCAAAGTTGTTAATAAGCGTGATGTAGCGGTTATTTTGAGTAAGATTGGTGCTAGTGCATCCATACCATTCTCTATTGGCCCAACGCCTCCAGAAATGAACGGGAAAAGAGTGCATCTGGAAAACGTTCCTTTCGAGCTTGGATCACAGGACATTAAAAAGATTTTTGAACCGTTTGGCACTATTATTAATTGCGTTCTTATACCACGGGATATGTTGCCTGGATCATTTTATGGTTGCGGATATATAGATTTTGAGAGTCCGCAGGTTGCCCAAATTGTATCTTCAGCCATGAACGGATTCGAAATTGCTG GGGCAAAAGTTCAGGTTACTATGGCACCTTCTTCATTGGAGCCATCAAATGTAATTGTTCTATGCAATATGGTTGATCCAAAGCTTGTTGATGAAGAGCTTCCTAATGAG gtaaaggaagaatgcAGCAAATATGGAACAGTAACCTCGGTGtatttgcatttttcacAAAATGATTCTATATCCATCTTTGTGGTTTTCAACACACATGAAG ACGCTGAAAATGCTGTAAAAGCACTTAATTCTCGTTGGTTCAACGGAAGACAAATTGAATGTAGATCGTATGATTCAAGTGCTTATTTTAGCGGAAATTATGACCTGTAA
- a CDS encoding ADP-ribosylation factor family member protein (encoded by transcript BEWA_007700A), protein MMFIINWIRRTLSSFGWLNKEARIVFLGLDNAGKTTLLRMLKDNRVAIHTPTLHPHSEQLTLEKVNVTAFDLGGHETARRVWKQYCGNVDAIVFIVDASDRTRFQESAEELKSLLNEEELSNKPFVILGNKIDKQGAASEEELRMHLSLYANETYGKNCRPGRCVRPVEVFMCSIIKKQGYGEAFRWLSHFLQDA, encoded by the exons ATGATGTTTATTATAAATTG GATAAGGAGAACACTATCTTCTTTTGGATGGTTGAATAAGGAAGCCAGGATTGTCTTTCTTGGCTTAGATAATGCAGGAAAGACAACACTATTGCGTATGCTAAAGGACAATAGAGTTGCCATACACACACCAACTCTACATCCACATTCAGAGCAACTTACATTAGAAAAAGTCAATGTAACTGCCTTTGATCTTGGTGGACATGAAACTGCTAGACGTGTTTGGAAGCAGTACTGTGGCAACGTAGATGCTATCGTTTTCATCGTTGATGCTAGCGACAGAACAAGATTTCAAGAATCTGCAGAGGAACTTAAATCTCTTCTCAATGAAGAGGAGTTATCCAACAAACCATTCGTAATTTTGGGGAATAAGATTGATAAGCAGGGTGCTGCCTCAGAGGAAGAATTGCGTATGCATCTGTCACTATATGCCAACGAGACATACGGAAAAAATTGTCGTCCTGGTCGTTGCGTAAGACCGGTAGAAGTTTTTATGTGTAGCATCATAAAGAAGCAAGGATATGGTGAGGCGTTCAGGTGGCTATCACATTTTTTGCAAGATgcataa
- a CDS encoding hypothetical protein (encoded by transcript BEWA_007710A), whose amino-acid sequence MAEISFIRSIISLCRQSLSHDRLAIKSAEEQTFALLQPQGSDIELKITALFKIIIAPSSISFIGNNLSDDELMGLKYATTDVQLWVAIFLKNYIRSNFCVSKSFGGFSDTLQHLIESFLLVTTLNSEPLRIAKPIASQLENALLIVSDLEFPTGLEYALGFISYGHMSDINPGLVYPTLYSRLEDKLKSEQALSGSCKENNTFTHLNYANNLINYIQIYTEIRQMIFLYNNVLNTNNAADISHSYFDFFNKLLDCIKKMCELSKGIRLGDIASNDFLQAANSVFPLTTLNTHVANPYNKTYDINYYPADDLFFFDDRKLYYDAQLWQFGSNVPELGAPKHTLQVSLSHLVLTEISVNLEYFKDKIKALALLKKFMKRYKTRVYSNEISMEFKVILTLCDSHLLYIFKYSIAKLTEYLSILNSLNTAAKKSISAIIMDLFELITHVTKIFCYIHAFDLPESFEDNAQHYFSGMIMTINLNDQFLMEIDSNGVIVKMKIAIFKLFRYYAERYQEAFHPFAFTCIEDAVSVSRSITQDSDHDRLCCAALNFLSAASSTHWKSTEPSIRRNPFMNSAFLAEIIQTIILPNIGFREYDLYLLDDAPVEFLQRELDSSSCFSRRFAAISFLKKVVTNYNQFCHQILSEAAKNVAASNDYKLKELYLQLVICSNFKGEANRFNVNQYFVDYLKNDFIVESQKPQTQQKNILVILATMKYICTFRKSISEDELVLLIPSLVSFLGNGHEAIRSFASEAIARILPGLFNHRLGLKNSLFQGLECLLNMMRSNKSCNEFYIKCTMKIFLFLREDIRESGLLTLEIIIDLIKAVSDNPINPIYNHYLFESLSILLRIHLQSGNNVNLSLEKIEEVLIPTLALIIKQEMHSFIPYSFQILYLLLKFAKKSTVIYVQLFEHLVCLDNLKVSIGNAQGALKLLVCYFMQCDLFENEILVNMEKILNIFHFCLTHRRLSKYSLDFLNGIIRYLPLRYYNTFLKSIVTVLLTFVHNNKTGDIIPSVITTIGSLITYLHIQTASLSIMDVFDSIQIGIGLNFMLVVYLPNAKKSLSIDAKKVHAIAISKVMSTPQVQRDSEAFGNMLEFLSDLISGTGMVDNLKERDIFDREYMEDSDSGTIDFDVGYVNLQTVDDSNSKRLLDPDLNVEPLLKSILTPLSTAISAHVSNSGRCTHILTLLS is encoded by the exons ATGGCCGAAATATCATTCATTCGCTCTATTATTTCATTGTGTCGTCAGTCGTTAAGTCATGATAGGCTCGCCATAAAATCTGCGGAGGAACAAACGTTTGCCTTGCTGCAGCCACAAGGAAGTGATATAGAACTTAAAATAACGGCCTTATTCAAGATTATAATTGCACCATCGTCAATATCATTCATAGGAAACAACCTCTCAG ATGATGAGCTCATGGGATTGAAGTACGCAACGACAGATGTACAACTATGGGTGGCAATCTTTTTGAAGAACTATATACGTTCCAATTTTTGTGTCTCAAAATCGTTCGGTGGATTCAGTGATACTCTACAACACCTGATTGAGTCCTTCTTACTGGTCACAACGTTGAACAGTGAACCTTTGAGAATCGCAAAACCAATCGCTTCACAACTTGAAAATGCACTACTAATTGTTTCAGATCTCGAATTTCCTACAGGACTTGAATATGCATTGGGTTTTATTAGCTATGGTCATATGAGTGATATAAATCCTGGTTTAGTATATCCTACTTTGTATTCACGACTTGAGGATAAATTAAAGTCAGAGCAAGCTTTGTCCGGATCTTGTAAAGAAAATAATACATTTACTCACTTGAACTATGCGAATAACTTGATAAACTATATTCAGATTTACACTGAAATAAGACAAATGATTTTTTTGTACAATAACGTTCTGAATACAAATAACGCTGCAGATATTTCTCACTCCTATTTTGACTTTTTTAATAAACTTTTGGATTGtataaagaagatgtgCGAACTTTCCAAGGGAATTAGATTAGGAGATATAGCTTCAAATGATTTTCTGCAGGCAGCAAACTCTGTATTCCCACTGACTACATTGAATACGCATGTTGCAAACCCATATAATAAGACATATGACATTAATTACTACCCTGCTGATGATTTGTTCTTTTTTGACGATCGTAAATTGTATTATGATGCACAATTGTGGCAATTTGGATCAAACGTTCCCGAACTAGGTGCTCCAAAGCACACTCTACAGGTTTCTCTTTCTCATTTAGTACTCACAGAGATTTCAGTAAActtggaatattttaagGATAAAATAAAAGCTTTAGCGCTACTTAAAAAATTTATGAAACGATACAAAACAAGGGTTTATAGCAATGAAATTTCAATGGAATTCAAAGTAATTCTAACATTATGTGACTCACATTTGCTGTACATATTCAAATATAGCATTGCTAAGTTAACTGAATATCTCTCCATTCTGAATTCTCTCAATACTGCTGCAAAAAAATCTATATCTGCGATAATAATGGACTTGTTCGAATTAATAACACATGTAACGAAGATATTTTGCTATATACACGCATTTGATCTACCTGAATCTTTTGAAGATAACGCTCAACATTATTTTAGTGGAATGATTATGACAATTAATCTTAATGATCAGTTTTTGATGGAGATAGATTCAAATGGTGTCATAGTTAAGATGAAAATTGCTATTTTCAAATTGTTCCGTTATTATGCCGAAAGGTATCAGGAGGCATTTCATCCATTTGCTTTCACATGTATAGAGGACGCTGTTAGTGTATCTCGTTCGATAACACAGGATAGTGACCACGATCGCCTCTGTTGTGCGGCTCTAAACTTTTTATCTGCTGCATCTTCAACACACTGGAAGAGTACGGAGCCATCAATACGAAGGAATCCTTTTATGAATAGTGCTTTTCTGGCAGAAATCATACAAACCATTATTCTTCCAAATATTGGTTTTAGGGAATATGATTTATATCTTTTAGATGATGCACCTGTAGAATTTTTACAACGTGAATTGGATTCAAGCTCTTGTTTCAGCAGAAGGTTTGCTGCAATTtcattcttgaaaaaaGTAGTGACTAATTATAATCAATTTTGTCATCAAATTCTTTCTGAGGCAGCCAAAAACGTTGCCGCAAGTAATGATTACAAATTAAAAGAACTTTATTTACAATTGGTTATTTGTTCAAATTTCAAGGGAGAAGCCAACAGATTTAACGTTAACCAGTATTTTGTCGACTACTTAAAAAATGATTTTATCGTGGAATCACAAAAACCGCAGACACAACAAAAAAATATATTAGTTATTCTAGCAACGATGAAATATATTTGTACATTCCGCAAATCGATTTCGGAGGATGAACTTGTATTATTGATACCATCACTTGTTTCATTCCTGGGGAATGGGCATGAAGCTATTAGATCATTTGCATCGGAAGCTATCGCAAGAATATTACCTGGATTGTTTAACCATCGGTTAGGGTTGAAAAATAGTTTATTTCAGGGCTTGGAGTGTTTGTTGAATATGATGAGGAGTAATAAATCGTGTAACGAATTTTACATTAAGTGTacaatgaaaatatttttgtttttacGTGAAGATATTCGTGAAAGTGGGTTGTTAACACTCGAAATCATTATAGATCTGATAAAGGCCGTTTCTGATAACCCAATTAATCCCATATACAACCACTATTTGTTTGAATCACTATCAATATTGTTAAGAATACATCTTCAGTCTGGAAACAATGTAAATTTATCACTAGAAAAGATTGAAGAGGTATTGATCCCAACCCTTGCTTTGATCATAAAACAAGAAATGCACTCATTCATACCTTATAGTTTTCAGATATTATATTTGTTGTTAAAATTCGCCAAAAAGTCGACAGTAATTTATGTACAATTATTTGAGCATCTGGTTTGTCTAGATAACCTCAAAGTTTCAATTGGGAATGCACAAGGAGCTCTCAAGTTGCTTGTGTGTTACTTTATGCAGTGCGATTTATTTGAAAACGAAATACTTGTCAACATGGAAAAAATACTgaatatattccatttttgCTTAACACACAGAAGGCTATCCAAATATTCATTGGATTTTCTTAATGGAATCATAAGATATCTACCCCTGAGATATTATAACACGTTTTTGAAGTCAATAGTTACAGTGCTGTTGACATTTGTTCACAACAACAAAACAGGAGACATAATACCTAGTGTTATAACAACAATCGGATCTCTAATCACGTATTTACATATCCAGACCGCTTCTCTCTCGATAATGGACGTTTTTGACAGTATCCAAATTGGAATAGGTTTGAATTTCATGTTAGTCGTCTATTTACCAAATGCCAAGAAAAGCCTATCTATCGATGCAAAGAAAGTTCATGCTATCGCCATTTCTAAAGTAATGTCTACACCACAGGTTCAGAGAGATAGTGAAGCATTCGGAAATATGTTGGAATTCCTATCAGATTTGATATCTGGAACAGGCATGGTTGACAATCTCAAAGAGCGTGACATATTTGATAGGGAATATATGGAAGATTCTGATAGTGGTACCATTGACTTCGATGTTGGTTACGTAAATCTGCAAACTGTCGACGATTCTAACAGCAAAAGGTTGCTAGACCCTGACCTAAATGTAGAACCTCTGCTAAAGAGTATACTTACCCCGTTGTCTACCGCCATTTCTGCTCATGTTTCAAATAGTGGAAGGTGTACTCACATTTTGACACTATTATCGTAG